One genomic window of Elusimicrobiota bacterium includes the following:
- the pheS gene encoding phenylalanine--tRNA ligase subunit alpha — protein MNDIEKTALDEISKTQTIEELEKIRIKYLGRKGIISHKLAELVKLTDEEKKNTGKQINTAKRNIADAISKRNVELRQKKISSDISETILDITLPGKPFEFGKLHPLTQVMNDIKRIFAELGFSVETGPDIETDFYNFTALNIPENHPARDMQDTFYIKTQELKNSRTQELLLRTHTSPVQIRVMEKQKPPVRVIVPGRVYRHEAVDAAHSFTFHQVEGLAVDENITFSELKTVLEIFVKRMFGNDITTRFRPSYFPFTEPSAEVDIKCLMCNGNGCSVCKQTGWVELLGCGMVNPKVFEFVGYTPEKYTGYAFGMGIERITMLKFGIDDMRLFYENDLDFLRQF, from the coding sequence ATGAACGATATTGAAAAAACTGCATTAGACGAAATATCTAAAACACAAACTATAGAAGAACTTGAAAAAATACGGATAAAATATCTCGGTAGAAAAGGTATCATCTCACATAAATTAGCCGAACTCGTAAAACTTACCGATGAAGAAAAAAAGAATACCGGAAAACAAATAAATACCGCAAAACGGAATATAGCCGATGCGATTTCTAAACGCAATGTTGAACTAAGACAAAAAAAAATTAGTTCAGATATTTCTGAAACTATACTTGATATTACTCTGCCAGGCAAGCCATTTGAGTTTGGTAAACTTCATCCGCTAACACAGGTGATGAACGATATTAAAAGAATCTTTGCTGAACTCGGCTTCTCGGTTGAAACCGGTCCTGATATAGAAACTGACTTTTATAATTTTACCGCACTAAATATACCCGAAAACCATCCAGCCCGAGATATGCAGGATACATTTTACATCAAAACTCAAGAACTCAAGAACTCAAGAACTCAAGAACTGTTGTTACGGACACATACTTCGCCTGTCCAGATCCGTGTAATGGAAAAACAAAAACCACCTGTAAGAGTAATTGTGCCAGGCAGGGTCTATCGTCATGAAGCAGTAGACGCCGCACACTCGTTCACATTCCATCAGGTTGAAGGGCTCGCAGTTGACGAAAATATCACATTTTCAGAACTAAAAACAGTGCTTGAAATTTTTGTGAAAAGAATGTTCGGTAATGATATTACTACTCGGTTTCGGCCCAGTTATTTCCCGTTTACAGAACCGTCTGCAGAAGTTGATATAAAATGTTTGATGTGTAATGGAAACGGCTGCAGTGTTTGTAAACAAACCGGCTGGGTAGAACTTTTAGGCTGTGGGATGGTCAATCCAAAAGTATTTGAATTTGTTGGCTACACGCCTGAAAAATATACCGGATATGCATTCGGGATGGGGATAGAACGAATCACAATGCTGAAATTTGGTATTGATGATATGCGCCTCTTCTACGAAAACGATTTGGACTTCCTGCGCCAGTTTTAG
- a CDS encoding TrkA family potassium uptake protein produces MKQVAVIGLGTFGIAVAKWLASKGVQVMAIDTNEQKIQAIASAVTQSVVADSTDEKVMRELGLADFHTVIVAIGDNREASILTTLLLKEIGVKNIVVKGLDELHAKVLEKIGADKIVFPERDMGEKLAQMLVSPNIIEQIELSPEYNMAEIVVPQSFIDKSIKDMDIRAKYKLQIIGIKRKQPFIKEDGETDFKEELIIAPSPSEVLQDGDTLVIIGTYADIDRVKKL; encoded by the coding sequence ATGAAACAGGTTGCTGTTATTGGATTAGGAACTTTTGGTATAGCAGTTGCAAAATGGCTGGCGTCAAAAGGTGTTCAGGTTATGGCAATTGATACTAACGAGCAGAAGATTCAGGCTATTGCGTCAGCGGTTACACAATCAGTTGTCGCAGACTCTACTGATGAGAAGGTAATGCGGGAACTCGGGCTGGCTGATTTCCATACTGTAATCGTTGCGATTGGTGATAACCGCGAAGCAAGTATTCTTACTACACTGCTTTTGAAAGAAATAGGTGTAAAAAATATCGTAGTAAAAGGGCTTGATGAACTACATGCAAAGGTGCTTGAAAAAATCGGTGCGGATAAAATTGTCTTTCCAGAACGCGATATGGGCGAGAAACTTGCCCAGATGCTGGTCTCACCAAATATAATAGAACAGATAGAACTTTCACCTGAATACAATATGGCTGAAATCGTTGTCCCACAGTCGTTCATAGATAAATCAATCAAAGATATGGATATCAGAGCAAAATATAAATTACAGATTATCGGTATAAAACGGAAACAGCCATTTATCAAAGAAGATGGCGAAACGGATTTTAAAGAAGAACTTATTATCGCACCTTCACCATCTGAGGTCTTGCAGGATGGCGATACACTTGTGATAATTGGAACTTACGCTGATATAGATAGAGTGAAAAAATTATGA
- a CDS encoding tetratricopeptide repeat protein yields MKKQIKTISSDELDLIEKGKFYFLNGKYDEAIDEFEKVLKINPQNADAYFNLGITKEAKNDFSGAKKMFEKVIEIQPSHKSAKKHLDKLVGL; encoded by the coding sequence ATGAAAAAGCAAATAAAAACCATTTCAAGCGACGAACTTGACCTGATAGAAAAAGGGAAGTTTTATTTTTTAAATGGTAAATATGATGAAGCGATTGACGAGTTTGAAAAAGTGCTAAAAATAAATCCACAAAATGCAGATGCATATTTTAATTTAGGAATCACCAAAGAAGCTAAAAACGATTTTTCAGGTGCCAAAAAAATGTTTGAAAAAGTAATAGAAATCCAACCCAGTCACAAATCAGCAAAAAAACATCTGGATAAACTGGTAGGATTATGA